From a region of the Leptolyngbya sp. FACHB-261 genome:
- the cas2 gene encoding CRISPR-associated endonuclease Cas2, translated as MGEAKNWYLVCYDIREPKRWRKAYKLLQGYGESLQLSIFRCWLSQRDREKLRWELEKVLAAEDSLLLAGLCNRCVERVQVCNHPEAWPASSEGYRIV; from the coding sequence ATGGGGGAAGCGAAAAATTGGTATCTCGTTTGCTACGATATTCGCGAGCCAAAGCGCTGGCGGAAGGCTTACAAACTGCTTCAGGGCTACGGTGAGAGTTTGCAATTGTCAATCTTCCGCTGCTGGCTGAGCCAGCGGGACCGCGAGAAATTGCGCTGGGAGTTGGAGAAGGTCCTGGCAGCAGAAGATAGCTTGCTACTTGCTGGCCTGTGCAATCGCTGTGTCGAGAGGGTTCAGGTGTGCAATCACCCGGAAGCTTGGCCTGCCAGTAGTGAGGGATATCGGATTGTCTGA